The Arabidopsis thaliana chromosome 5, partial sequence genomic interval CTGGAGTTTGTGGCAATTGAGTATGATGGGCTTGAACATGTCAGGAGAAATGTTAGCATAACTGAAGTTCAGGGAGGTGAGATTAGCGCACACCGGAAAGATAGCTGGAAGATACTCCGGCATCAACTCTCTAAACCCTGACAAGCAAACTACAGATTTACAAGCACGAAATGCAGCAGCATAATCTGGTTCTTGCTCACTCTGAGGTTCCTCATCATGGCTAAATGAACCAGTCCCAAGACTAGTAAGCTGTGGAGCTCCAAGTAGCAGACGATGTAGCTCCACAAGAGACACAAACCTGTTTAGCCTAAGTTTCTTCAAGAACGGTGACCTAGCAACAAGACCCTCAAGCGCCTTAAAATTGATAGGAGCTTCCACACAGTCAAAAGCTAAAGACTCCAAACAAGTTACATCCTCAGGGAAACAAGAGATCCAATCCACTTCATCATCCGTGACCTCAGACTCAATCAAATCAAGCACTTTCAGCtttctgaaaacaaattaatatccAATAAGTTCATAACTATCAAAACATTACTCAAAGATAGCATTTTCATATCCAATAAGTTGTAACATTTACCTGCACTTGTTGGCAACAATAGAGATACCACTAGTACCAAAACCTTCACAACAAACCAAGATAAGCTCTTTAAACCCAGGAAAAGAGTCAGCAAGAAGAGCTAAATCATCATCAGTAACAAACATCCTCTTCAAATCAACTTTCTCAAGACAAGGATAAGCTTGAGCCATAGTAGAAACCCAAGGAGCAAAATTAGCACCCCAATCAGGAGGCATGAGATTGAAATCAGCAAACCTAGGTTTCCCTTTCAGCACAAGAGACCTAACACGCTTGAATCTCTGAGTCAACCTCGCCGGAGAAAGAGCGTAACAGTTACCAATAAAAACCTCAGATCGAGTCAAAGCTTCAACACGCCACCAAGATTTGCAAACTAGAGAAGCAGCGTTACGGTCACATCTTGAATCTAGGAACTGAAGAACGTTCTCAAGTACGTTTTCGAGAACATGGTCAGGGAAAGTTTGAGAATTTGAGATACAGTTACGAGATTTGTTtggtgaagaggaagatgagcAAGGATCAGCTATGGCGGTAGAGGGTAGATCCAACGGTGGAGATTGTTGGTCATCGTCATCTTCAGACATTTCTGAGCGATCTTGTGTCATAAAGAGAGAGGCTTTGGATTCAGattagagaagaggaagaggaagaagaggaagaagaagaagaagctttgggGTGTGAGAGAGTGGGAGCTTTCTCTCTCCACTTCGTCTCCATTATTTGgggattattttttatttttaattttctgttttgtcttcttatatttatgtacaaaaataattaatattcatgttttttttttcttactagAAAGTAAAAtgtaactctttttttctgctttcttGTCTCCATCAATGTTTTTACACTTTACAGTTTCGtcctctttattttcttcagaTCTCTATTTTAGCAATgttttaattagaaaacaataaaatcaacattatCCATTTCTATAGTGTAGGACACTTGCCTACCCTTTTTTCGAGATAAGTTGAGAATTTAACCATATTGGTTagggtaattttttttgtcttaaaccAAATCACTAAGCATAGATAATATGAACAAATTGGTTGGGATCATTTCAAGTAACCTCCTACGAATTATATGTATAGACCCGCATAAATGATTTCGAACTAGTGCACTTTTTTGGATTCTAACATTTTTGATCCGTAGATTATTATTAAGTAACTCACAATAGTTTATAACTTCTTATACCTTAACCTAAGGTGGTAAGTGGTAACCGATTTAGCTAATGACgtctttaaattttatcagtcaaaaatgtatttatatatgtgcCACAAACAAGCACATATTATTCtaccaatcaaacaaaacaaatacagtATAACACAACTAAATACAAAACCCATTCATCATTGAGGCTCtgttttttgtgtgcaaataCTCATCGTTGTGGCTAACCATctgttttagacttttagttaTCGTTAACTTCCTATCAACTAGTTATATGCAACCAAAGAAGTGTTTAAATGGACGACAGAGAATGAAGCACATGAACCCCTACTTATCTTCAAAAGTATATCATAAGAGTTTCAACGTCAAATCTAGCATTACAAATTTTTGtaggaaattttttttgttatagaatTAGAATCGAAAAGCCTCCAAAACTCacaaaattttctcttttaatcaTTTGTATTAAAACAGAGCATACATACTCTAGTTCTAAATTTGGCAAAACGAGTATCATCTTTAATGCAAAACATCTAAACATAGAAGAAACATCACattaatatttctaaaatGTTACTTAACACTTTGGGTTATAATATCTAGTTGCGTTTTATAGTCTCCTCACCGAATATGCACATAAAACCTAGCTAGATAAGGTGTGTCCTCCTAAGGGACACAAAACTAGCAAAACAGCATTCCATAAAGTTTGGAAGGATTTTTTTTCAGACAGAAGGGAAATATTTGTTGAGGTTGAACGGAAGAGCATAGAACTCTTCTGTTCTCGGGTCGTTCTTGAAAGTCCAGAATCTGTCCCACCAGTGTTTACCTCGGTCTTTCCTGATCGAACCATCTTTCTTGTGAAGCGTCGTGTCCAACAAGTAAGCCACACATCCTCCCACAAAGGCCTTGGACGAGAAGGGCACATTGACCATGTCGTTGAACCATCTTGCCCCGGTATGAACTGGACCATAGCCTTTGATGGCTGTGTGCTCGTTGAAATATTGTGGAATTGATAGGCCTAGGAAGATTGAGAAGCCCAGTATGAATAATGTCCTGAAGCTATTCAGGTTGCAGAATTGCAGCAAACTCAGTCCTCCAGCACCTATACAACAGTTTTTGTATTAAAGATGCTCATAGCTAAAACAAGTCTCTAGCTCTATATGTTGGTAAGCAAACCAATCTGAACCAAATTGCTTCAATCTAAACCAAgctaaaaaagaaacaatactTACCTACATACGCAAAGAAGAGACAGTACAAGGCAGCTATGATAGGAGAAGGTATGGATGCAAATACTGCCCCGAACTTCCCTGcattagttttatttaagACGATTACTTAACGTAGTCCACTTCAATTCTTAATGAATTTTTGTGAGAGAGACAAGCTTACCAAGAATTGAGAAGAATATCATAAAGCCTGCAGATATTTGAACAACTCTCCTGCTACCAATTTTTGTTAGTGCCAGCAGACCCGCATTCTCGCTGCATTCATGTGAAAACAAACTCACCACACCATTCAAAATCAGCTCATGTCCTAGATTTGGGAAAAGGATAGGAGGTCTTACACAGAAACTGAAGACCCTATACCAGTTCCGAACAACCCTGAGATTAAAATTGCAACTCCCTAAACCAGAAGAGAACATAGTTGAGGCACAACGTTAGATAAATGGCCACTTGCTTGCCCCGAGAAAACCTCGAGATGGTATTTGTAAAATGAAGCTTATGAAGTGAGTATTTACCTGCCAACCAACCCCGCGGCTGATAACAGAAGGTGGCGGCATTGTGGCACTAGCATATCTTGAGACGGCAATAAAAGCACCTGTGGACtgttttttgttgacaaaCAAGTCAACATAATGAGTAAGCAAGATGAGATTAAACCAAAGAGCAAGAAAATTCGAAAGAATGAAGAGAGAGTCTCATTGACTTTAAAAGTTAATGAGTATGCAACCTATGAAATTCATCTATTAAGGACAGCCTTTCTATATAAATGGATATGAAAATCTATGCATATCATAAATAATTGTCTAATGTCATTTAAAAAAGGTGAAGATGAGTGAAACAAACCTCAACAAGAGCAACAAAAGAAGCCATCATCATGGCAAATGCTTCACCAGCATCAAACAATGGTGCTCCCCATTGGAAAGGCCACGGAACTCTTATCCTGCACAATTAATAAGCGTAAAATGCTAAGCCACACTTGTATTCACTGACAGGTCATTaaagaaaatacttttttgCTAACATAACTCAGCGAGACATTCAATGTTCAAGCCTTGTTCTGAAATTCTTACCATGGAGCAGCACTTATAAGCCCAGCGCGATCAGTCCGACAGCTTCTTTGAGTATCTGTCCCAACACCATTATAGGCACCACCAAGTGTAAGAAAGAAAGCATAAAGCCATACTATCGCCACAGAAAATATGACAGCAAAGCGAGCAAACACATGTTTTCCTCCTTTTATAACATGGGGCATGTACTACAAAACCAGCAAAAAGTATGACCCAGATGATTAGAAACATCAACATACTGGAAGAACACATCCGGATCAATAACTTATGCAATGAGAACAGATGAGCCGGCTGCAAATTGCTACCAGTTATGAATCTTTACCTACAATTACCTGTGATATTAGTATGAGAATAATAAGCCCAGGCAGTCCAATCTCAATACACTTAGCAACCTGGccaaaataacaaagaatcaaGATTCCACTAGGTTgatataatttagtttatcTGTTCCCATTTACAGAACAAAGAGACTTACACCGGGAAAACCTAACTCGTACAGGCCATAACCAACTAATCCAACCAAAGGAGCAGCAGATAGTGGACTTAAGAACCTGGACGAACAGAAGTTCAATATCATATTCTTTAACCTGACACAGTGGAACAAGATTTGAGTCTAATGTAGCTCAAAGACTGACCTTACAACATTACGCCAAAGGCCACTGAAGCCAAGGATAATTTGAAGAGTTGAAGCAACAATAAGAGCACCTTGGGTTGCCCGAATTATCCTCTTAAATCGCTGATAAGGTATCAAAAAGGTAATTTAGAGTAAAACTTCATATTCAAGCATAACTTTATTGATAGTGATAGTACACTAAATAGATAATAACACAATTCAATTAGGGGATAAGTGTGAGCTACGAACCTCAACTGGATCTGCAACGTCATTGAATCTCCCAGAAAGCATGATTGAGATAGTAACCGGGACAAATGTATAAGATGCTCCAATAACAGCAGGTAATCTAGTTCCAAACACAGTTTGGAGCAGTGTGTTCAATCCAGCTACAAACAATATTGTCTGGATCAGCTTTGCCTTCTCTTCCTGCCAAAATCATAAACTTTAAGTACAATGAAAGACTGAAAAGAATAATGTGAACAACTATCTTTCTAGAAAAGAGACTTAACTTACATTTCTACCTCCCATTTGTGGAACAAGAGCCGATGGAATCAGAACTGTTGTTCCAAGCATCACAAGGTAGTGTTGAAACCCAAGCAGAACAGCCTCAGCTGTAAGACAAGAATAAACTCAGTCTCACATTTACTAATTAAGAAGCTTAAAACCTCATATTCAAACaagaattattcaaaaacCAACTACCAAATTAGAAACATACAGtaacactaaaaataaaagttagaTTGAACATATAGCAAAACCAAGGGGTGGATTAAGTTTAATTTCCTTTGTTAGCAAAGAATGATCCTCAAAACACCTAGTAGGAGATTCTCAAGGTAAAAACGAATATTTCTTAAAGAGAAAAGTAAGAATCCAATCCTCACGTTgcaacaaaaagcaaaaagtaAATGAtaccaaaatcagaaaaagtaaaaatggaagaagctaATCAATCACAAGGCTTCAAAACCAGGGATATGCCTAGAACAAAAGCTAGAAGTCAAACGTTAagggaaaaggaaaagaagagagaaactaaCGCCATGGAGGAGGACTTGTAATGCAGTAAGAGATATCTGGAAGCTGTTCTTTCGGCGGATGTGGTAGTGGATCACCACCCGATTTCGGAGCTGACATTCTTCAACctctgcaacaaaaaaataaaaatcaaaactttaaaccaaaaacttcaCATAACGAGAAAGTGACTGAAACCCAAATcacagaagaagcaaaactcACGAAATTTGAGCTCAAGAAgcagaaaacaagaaaaagaccTCGTTTTGAGCTAACCCACAGTtgcaaaaacaataaaaaccaaaactctaCACCAAAAACTTCACTAACCCGAAAAGTGACTGAAACCCAAATCacagaagaatcaaaagctACGAAATTTGAGCTCAATaagtagaaaacataaaaacagaggTAAAGACCTCGTTTTGAGCTAAACCCACAGTTGTAactttacaccaaaaaaacttcaataaaCCGCAAAGTTACTGAAACCCAAATCACGAAAGCAGCAAAAGTCACGAACTTTAAGCTCAAAAAGCTCgtaaatgaagaaagaaggcgaaacagaacaaaaacccaacaaaaagACCTCGTTTTTAAAGCTAAAATCAAGAGcagagttttaaaaatgattctGTTTAAGTAAGAAGAGCAGAGAGGAGAGATTATACACAGATTAGAAGAAATAGAAACCTTGTGAagaagcagcagcagaagAAAATTGGAGAGTaaactagaagaagaagcagtgAAGAGAAGAGGCTTGATGAGGAAGGAGCAGAGGGGACAGTTGTCTACGTTTCGCTATATCAGCGTTACTTTGTGCACCGATTGACGTCACCACGAAAACAACCTCTTACCTGTCATTACTCTTAATTCATTTGTCATTAGTAGTTCCCCAACgcttttttcttattactaAATTTTTGACAATGAAGACAAtacttatttatttgtttggtaaTGAATGAATGATATAGATATAGTTTCATTGTGGTGTCGCCAACTgctattattatttataatcagTGTTCTTAAACACACTATACAATTTGGCACTAAACACTAGACTTCTAAGAAACATTATTAGCACAAGCTTCTAGTCTCAATAATACGTTATTGTTAACTTGTGTTATTGTTAATGAGGCGTTAGACCCATAGTTatacaaagagagaagataacCTAAGGTTACAAAAAGACCATAATGGGGCAAAGAAATGTTGACTAAGCTAAGATTAGACCATAATGGGGCAAAGAAATGTGGACTAAGCTAAGATTAGTAGCTATTGACTAGATCTACTCTATTAAACCAAAAGACAATACTGAAGTAGCAATAATATCTTCAACAAAGTTGTTTCTCGACTATGCATTCCAACCTAATGGTCCTTCTATGGGAAGTGAGGTTTATCATAGCTGAACATTGgactatatatatcaaataggATGTTCCTGTCGAGTGTAGTTGGTTAACCcataaagacaaaaagaacAGTTGTACCATTGACTAGctatatcaaatatatgatTAGAGATGATGATATACGTGaccataaatatttaataagcAACTCTCACAAATAGAGCAAAACAAGAAATGTTGAAGAATATGGAAACCAAATCATACTCTTTACGTAAATTTTAGCAACCATTAGATCCCTAACAAGCCTtcccattttttttccttctggattataaaaagaaaaagaaaagaagcaagGACACGAATCTTGAGTTTTGAATGATCTTAGATTGGTCTTTGGGAATTAAGGACCACGTTTCCTTCGGAAGCATAGGCAACCCTGTTGCTGGTCGTTAGGAATCATCCCTCCTCCCTTGGTTGTGTCAATACTCTCCAACATTGGTACAACCTCATCCATCTCCGGTCTCTTGTCCGGATTTGCATCCCAACATCGCTTCATCACAGCTGCAAGTGCGCTCGGGCAACACCTCGGTATATCGGGTCTCAGGTTCTGCATTGATCATATGTAGCAGCATATTGCATATAGATTTTTTACTTCAGTGAAATGATGAAATGGTTACACTACTCTAGATCACATTTTTTACTTCAGTGATTCCTCAAGatttacaacaaaatataattgtgaAACAACCAATATGCACATTTCAATTAAATTAACTTTTCTTTGCTTAATCTATTCAACCATACCTGGCGGACGACGGCTGAAGTGACCTCAGAGAAAGTAAGGTCAGGGTATGGCATGTCACAGCAATATATCTCCCATAAGCAGATCCCGAAACTGTATACATCGCATTTTCGATTATACGGGTTTCCATTGAGAACCTGCAGCCAAAgtttatttgttataaaaagTTGGTTTGTTACCAATCTTGATGATGCATTATCACTATAGTACCTCAGGCGCCATGTAGCCAAGTGTGCCAGTCTCTCCTGTCATGTCATTAGGGTTAGATGCTTCAACTCTCGCAACTCCAAAATCTGCGATTTTAACAGTCCGGGTTTTGTCTAACAACATATTCTCTGTCTTTACATCTCGGTGAACAATCTTCTGCGAATGAAGGTAACTCAACCTAAAAGCAACATAACAATAACCATTAGAGCAGATAAACGACTTGAGAAGGCAGCGAAAGAAGGGAGAATATAATGTACCCTCTAGCGAGATCAAGAGCGAGCTGAACAACAATTTTAAAtgttagttttcttcttctgttcttgATCAGGTAAGATTTTAAAGCACCACCTGGAAGAtattcaacaacaacacaacatATATTGTTTGGCATAGCTAATGGACCACTCTCTGTTTGCAACTGTAACCCTGATGCACCCATTGTTGCTCCTATAAACTGCAAAATATACATTCATTGATGACCCAAATCTTATTTATATCCTCAATATATAACAATGGTAAAAAGTAAACAGAAGTGAAATATGAACCTTGGTGACATTAGGATGATCCAATTTATGCCAAACAGCAACCTCCTGAGCAAAATCAGCTCTCAAAGACACAATCTCAGCTTCTGATCTATGACCTTCTTCACCCCAATCAAGCAACTTCACTGCTCAATTTCACCACAATGATTAGCTCATTTCTTcactttaaatttaataacaGTAAAAAAGCTCTTTAGTTACTGCATTCAAGGGATCTATTattcactctttttttctttaaaatttatttcatgaaaaagagagattgagacaaCAACAGCTGGAATCACATGAAAGATCcacaaagcaaaagaatcaTAATTATCCAAGTAGAGACCTTTCAAGTAGCTGAAGAAACACTTATGATAGCAAAACCCGTGTCGGCTTCACGGAGATCACAAGATTTGCTTCTACcctctaaagaaaaaaactcttcaaatccaaaacaattcAGCAACTTTAATcttaaaaatccaaactttttttcaatCTAACAAGTTTCATGGTCAAAAAACACGAACACAGAACTAAACTATTCAAGTACAAAGCCTGTTTCGGATCCGACATTTCAAGTACAAATGTAGTAATCCATTCTTAAATTCGAGACTTTAAACTAAACTTGAAGACTTTAGCATTATTTCACAGTTACaaactaataatataaaatgaaaGGGAAAGGTTTCGATGAGAGAAGGAAGCTAGAACGACGGGAAAGTGACTAACCGGCAACATCTTGACCGTCGTAGATACCACGATGAACGGTACCAAAAGTGCCACGAGCAAGAACAGTCTTGATGATAAGTTTAGAAGGATCGATCTCCCACTCAAGTCTCTGTTTCCTCTTGCCAACAAATCCGCCGCCGTTTAGAGTGAcaggggaagaagaagcagagccACCGATGGCGACGGCGGTtgtgtcttcttcatctttcttcttgttcttctctaaAGTCAAAGCTCTGCTTAAGTGTCTCTCTAGTTGCTCGTCTAAGCTTTTTAGATCAATCTGATCTGCTCGAACAAACCCATCCTTTCCTTCTTTCATTGTCAAGCAAAAGATCctatgaatctttttttggtcttctataagttgttgttgattttgtttcaacaagtttcttctctctctctctcagataATCAAACGCAGAGGAAAAtgggaaaagaaaatcataaaaagggaagatgagaagagaagagaagaccGCATGTGAGTGAGCACATGGTCTTGCCTCGACGCTAATGTATCTGtatttacatttctttttttcctttcataaaataaatacttttttgttttgtatttccaaaaacaataatcatcACTTATTATCAAAATAAGTGTTGGTACCAACCATTTTATTGACGAGAATAGTGAGTGCAAAAGTTTGGCCCATTACTCTGGATGTTCGGCCCATCAAAGATTTGAGCTCCCTCGTAAAcctaaatacaaaaatattagtatgtGAATTTCGACATCTACATTTTTGACGTCGTATGTGGAGTTTATCATACTTCTGATTTTGGTCTTTCCAACTTGGTTTCACATACTATGGATAAACTACTAATATAAATTGATGTTACGAAGTTAAAAGATATTAGGAAGAACTAAGCCGATCTTTCTCATCTTGATTTGATATTGACATGAAGATATCGGTTGTGGCATGTCTAAACAATTGGACATGCTTGTTACAACTCAGTGTGTGTTTGAAGTACGCTTTGATGCTATGAACTCGACCAACTCCCGAGTTATACTATGTAAAATATTGTTCTATTGTCAGCATATAGAGTATAATGATAAGTGGATCCAATCATGTCTCttgacttttttattttttataaattgaaCCAAATCTATTTTCACATACGCTTACACGTATGGGATACATATGATAATCAATTGATTTGAAGATTGAGGAATGGAACTTAGAGTGGTGGTTAAGTGTATTGGTTGCTTTAAATTGCACGAAGCGTGGATGATTTTGTTGGCGTATCCACGTACCAAATGGCTCCATGCATTGTCTGTTGTCCCTACCAAAACCTTCACTATTCTTCTTGAGAtcaatattaaatatatatattctctcaAATAAAGCATATACACAATGgtgctcttcttcttttctctttttttttttattttaaatgtattgTATAATCGCATGTTCGTTACAtattaaccaaatcaaattaaaaggtcaaatataaaacaaaagctaGAATTTCTATGCCGAAAATATGGGAAATGAATACCTTTTGAAATTTGGGAGTGGCCATTAGAAGCtcctcaattttattttattttcgcCTTTAAGGTgtacaaatttctttttaatttaaaatttaaaaataattaacatgaTCAGCTCTTCCTCAACTATAACTCTAATTCCGTGTacttaaatagttaaattataCTATAAACCCACTTAGTTGCTTTATCTAAGAATTAAAGAATGTGAACTCATCTCCCATGCGTGTTTTCCTTTACTCAGAAGGaaattaaatttcaatattCTCTGAAACCCATTACAAAACACGGTCATGCTAGAAGACTTGAAGTCGTGATATGTAGCATTTTTAATGCGTTTTGTGAATATATGTAAACTATATAGATGTTATATAAGTACTCTCGGTCCAACATTTTGGAGCACATTATACTATGATCTTGATATTCAGCCAGTTTATTATGTCATATTTTTCGAGAACATTTGTTGAATTGAAGAACATAAAAGATAGCAAATCAACATCTCATATATGtgtctttatcaaaaaaaaacatctcatatatgtgtattttttttaaccacGCAAAATGAGAAGAGTGTTATTTTATGTGTATAAAAATGGTGGACCTAGGATATGATGATTGCTTTAGAGACAcacagaaagagagaaacggTGGAGGGTTTGTTTTGGGCCCCTGACACCATTAAAGCCAGTAAGGATTAAGTGTATCCACTTTTAATTAATCCTAATTTATATACTATACGGATTAGTAATATTATCCTAATGGTTTTTGTATAACTTAAATATTTGGCGTGGTAATATTAAATGTTACTCTGCTTGTATGATTGTGAGCAACCAGATCTCTCTTATCTGTACATCAAAGATTTGGTTCAGGTTACTAAATCATGGGTCTTCTACATCTATCACTATTGAATATAGTTTCAGATGTCTTTGATTGTCAATGAAAAATATCTTGGGTATAATTATTACTAGTCAGTGCCATTTTCTGACAAGAGAGAACGTGTCTGTTTCTTCTGGGGGATTAATTAGGTTTAGATAATTTTGGTATCAAGTTTTATGATTGATAATATACGATTAAGTCATTGGCTAACTAgctaaaaaaactttttttggcTAACTTGGTAATTTTTGGTGATGCAGGTTGTTCATTTGGGTTTCTGTATAGAAATTATCTCCTTTTTTGTCCTTCGAAACTTATCTTACAGTATCTAATattgaatttatattttcataatataaattattgtgGATTGGTCATAAATTATGATCTCAATAATAATGTTCTTATGTTatcattatttgtttgtatttttataagtCAGTGAGTATGACTTGTACCGTTCCTACTTCTATAGTGAAAACGGAAGTCTT includes:
- a CDS encoding Protein kinase superfamily protein (Protein kinase superfamily protein; FUNCTIONS IN: protein serine/threonine/tyrosine kinase activity, kinase activity; INVOLVED IN: protein amino acid phosphorylation; LOCATED IN: plasma membrane; EXPRESSED IN: 24 plant structures; EXPRESSED DURING: 13 growth stages; CONTAINS InterPro DOMAIN/s: Protein kinase, catalytic domain (InterPro:IPR000719), Serine-threonine/tyrosine-protein kinase (InterPro:IPR001245), Serine/threonine protein kinase-like, ATMRK (InterPro:IPR015783), Protein kinase-like domain (InterPro:IPR011009), Serine/threonine-protein kinase, active site (InterPro:IPR008271); BEST Arabidopsis thaliana protein match is: Protein kinase superfamily protein (TAIR:AT3G01490.1); Has 1807 Blast hits to 1807 proteins in 277 species: Archae - 0; Bacteria - 0; Metazoa - 736; Fungi - 347; Plants - 385; Viruses - 0; Other Eukaryotes - 339 (source: NCBI BLink).), which encodes MKEGKDGFVRADQIDLKSLDEQLERHLSRALTLEKNKKKDEEDTTAVAIGGSASSSPVTLNGGGFVGKRKQRLEWEIDPSKLIIKTVLARGTFGTVHRGIYDGQDVAVKLLDWGEEGHRSEAEIVSLRADFAQEVAVWHKLDHPNVTKFIGATMGASGLQLQTESGPLAMPNNICCVVVEYLPGGALKSYLIKNRRRKLTFKIVVQLALDLARGLSYLHSQKIVHRDVKTENMLLDKTRTVKIADFGVARVEASNPNDMTGETGTLGYMAPEVLNGNPYNRKCDVYSFGICLWEIYCCDMPYPDLTFSEVTSAVVRQNLRPDIPRCCPSALAAVMKRCWDANPDKRPEMDEVVPMLESIDTTKGGGMIPNDQQQGCLCFRRKRGP
- the AFB5 gene encoding auxin F-box protein 5 (auxin F-box protein 5 (AFB5); CONTAINS InterPro DOMAIN/s: F-box domain, Skp2-like (InterPro:IPR022364); BEST Arabidopsis thaliana protein match is: RNI-like superfamily protein (TAIR:AT4G24390.1); Has 30201 Blast hits to 17322 proteins in 780 species: Archae - 12; Bacteria - 1396; Metazoa - 17338; Fungi - 3422; Plants - 5037; Viruses - 0; Other Eukaryotes - 2996 (source: NCBI BLink).), which produces MTQDRSEMSEDDDDQQSPPLDLPSTAIADPCSSSSSPNKSRNCISNSQTFPDHVLENVLENVLQFLDSRCDRNAASLVCKSWWRVEALTRSEVFIGNCYALSPARLTQRFKRVRSLVLKGKPRFADFNLMPPDWGANFAPWVSTMAQAYPCLEKVDLKRMFVTDDDLALLADSFPGFKELILVCCEGFGTSGISIVANKCRKLKVLDLIESEVTDDEVDWISCFPEDVTCLESLAFDCVEAPINFKALEGLVARSPFLKKLRLNRFVSLVELHRLLLGAPQLTSLGTGSFSHDEEPQSEQEPDYAAAFRACKSVVCLSGFRELMPEYLPAIFPVCANLTSLNFSYANISPDMFKPIILNCHKLQVFWALDSICDEGLQAVAATCKELRELRIFPFDPREDSEGPVSELGLQAISEGCRKLESILYFCQRMTNAAVIAMSENCPELTVFRLCIMGRHRPDHVTGKPMDEGFGAIVKNCKKLTRLAVSGLLTDQAFRYMGEYGKLVRTLSVAFAGDSDMALRHVLEGCPRLQKLEIRDSPFGDVALRSGMHRYYNMRFVWMSACSLSKGCCKDIARAMPNLVVEVIGSDDDDDNRDYVETLYMYRSLDGPRNDAPKFVTIL
- a CDS encoding Xanthine/uracil permease family protein (Xanthine/uracil permease family protein; FUNCTIONS IN: transmembrane transporter activity; INVOLVED IN: transport, transmembrane transport; LOCATED IN: membrane; EXPRESSED IN: 22 plant structures; EXPRESSED DURING: 13 growth stages; CONTAINS InterPro DOMAIN/s: Xanthine/uracil/vitamin C permease (InterPro:IPR006043); BEST Arabidopsis thaliana protein match is: Xanthine/uracil permease family protein (TAIR:AT5G62890.3); Has 30201 Blast hits to 17322 proteins in 780 species: Archae - 12; Bacteria - 1396; Metazoa - 17338; Fungi - 3422; Plants - 5037; Viruses - 0; Other Eukaryotes - 2996 (source: NCBI BLink).), whose product is MSAPKSGGDPLPHPPKEQLPDISYCITSPPPWPEAVLLGFQHYLVMLGTTVLIPSALVPQMGGRNEEKAKLIQTILFVAGLNTLLQTVFGTRLPAVIGASYTFVPVTISIMLSGRFNDVADPVERFKRIIRATQGALIVASTLQIILGFSGLWRNVVRFLSPLSAAPLVGLVGYGLYELGFPGVAKCIEIGLPGLIILILISQYMPHVIKGGKHVFARFAVIFSVAIVWLYAFFLTLGGAYNGVGTDTQRSCRTDRAGLISAAPWIRVPWPFQWGAPLFDAGEAFAMMMASFVALVESTGAFIAVSRYASATMPPPSVISRGVGWQGVAILISGLFGTGIGSSVSVENAGLLALTKIGSRRVVQISAGFMIFFSILGKFGAVFASIPSPIIAALYCLFFAYVGAGGLSLLQFCNLNSFRTLFILGFSIFLGLSIPQYFNEHTAIKGYGPVHTGARWFNDMVNVPFSSKAFVGGCVAYLLDTTLHKKDGSIRKDRGKHWWDRFWTFKNDPRTEEFYALPFNLNKYFPSV